Part of the Paenibacillus kyungheensis genome, TTTCTGCCGCTGGAGGAACAATCACTTCTCCATTTATTGCTTGTACATAATAAAAAGCTCCACTATCTAGAGCAATACGCCATACCGGTACAGCGAGCTGATGCGTACTGTCCAGTGTCTGCCCGTAAAAGCCGAGCGCTATATCTTTCACTACCGAACTTTCGGGTATTTCTTTTTCAATTAAGCTTCCAAGAGCATTCGATGCAGAGATAATTTCTTGCTTCGGTTGATCTTGATTGGCACTTACTGTCCATTGAGGCTCTGTATACGAAGTAATCTTCTGATTACTATAATACAACTGTAAATTCATATTAAATAGAGGAAGATCACTATTAATAAGCGGATGAAGCATAAATACACTTTCTTCGCTCACTAACGGATCATACCGATAATTTTCGATATCAGGAATTTCGTCTGCTAATTGATTACGTAATTCGTCTTCATTAAAGATTAATTGACTATCGACAGAGCTTTTCAGCTTAATCGGAGTCTCTATAACATCTTGTCCGTTATACTGGTAAATGATTTTGGACAAAATAGGTGTATCTCTTGGAATCTGTGCGGTGACCTGAATATGTTTCTCTTCCATCGCTTGCTGCGCGTTATCGCTTAAAGAGGTAAAGTCCAGATTGGATTGGGCTTGATCACGTACATCCACCCACAACTGGTATCCCAGTAAAACGTTTAGCAATAAAAAAGCACAGATCAGTACGCTTTTTGCTCTTCCCCAATCCATCGTGGACCTCCCAAATCATGTTCATTTTTTCATGCTTGTATTCGTATTGCTTGAGTTCAGTACAATACTTTTGCCATCTTGCAATTTAACCATCCATACCGGACTCAGCACAATCACTCCATTACCAAGTGTAGGACGATATGCTGGATAAATATTACGAATCATCTGATCAGCAGGAATCTGCGCTTTGATCAAGTTCTGTAATGCTTTGCCGCCCGGTAATGAGATCACTTTGGCTCGTGTAATATTCGATTCATTGATTGGCGGATTGTTAGCACCGGTATACAACATCGAACGTTCATAAGAAGATACTGTTCCATGCTCCATTACAAGCTTCATATAGCCGAATTTTAATTTGTCGGTATCTACAATCGGATACGACTGAATATACTGGCGGAAAATAAACTCTTTATCATCATTTGTGTTATTATCCATCATCAGCATATAGGATCCCGGCCATCCACCATGTTGATTAACAAAATCGATCGCAGATAATACATTATCCGAAACATTGTTCGTTCCTGTTGTTGGTGCTGTCGGATCGGTATAGGTCATCCATTTCTGCTTGGTATCGACCTGTAGACTGCGCTTGCTATCGGTATAAATTTCGGTTCCATTTTCTTCATTAATATTACGGGTTGCTCCTGGATCAAAAAACAGATTACGCTGCATCTGTTCTGTTGTATACATTTCAAGCTTGAGTGTCAGTGATTGAATATTCAGCGCTGTCTGCGGAATATAATAACCGTCTGTTTGATAAAGGTAATTGATCGAATCTGTACTCATTATCATCATCTGCTGAATATCTGTATTCGTCCATGCCATATCTGTGGCTTCATAGACTACATCTCCACTAGCACTAAAAAAGAAAGCGCGTGGTTTGGTACTGTTCGTTGTGTTATAGATCCAGATTCGGTTAACAGTATCGCCTTCAAATAATGAGTCTGGGCTAATATCCAATGTGCGTTCCAACAGACTTACAGGGATTCCGCTACTGAATGTCATTTCTAACCCGGCATCATTACGAATTTCATTCCAATTAACCGTCTGCACTGATAATCGTCTAAACTGACTAAAATTGCTACCTTTTAGACGGCTATAAATCGCATTGTAATTCGATGATGCCGGATAGAATACCGTGTGTTTATTATTTTTAAGATGCACAATCATCTGATCTGGAAAAATAGTATTTTCAATCGTAGTCCGTGGACCCATATCTTCAGTCTGCACATAACTAGCTTCCGAATTAGCCACCGAATCTGCTCCAGGCATCCGGTAAATCAGGTAATAACTCTGTACCAAACTGACTACGATTAAGCCTACAAGTAAGATGGATTTGATATTTTCTCTCAATGTACTCCATCTCCTTCTTCATGCAAAGGTAGCGTAACAGTGACTTTGGTCCATTGTCCGAACTCTGATTCAAGGGAAATATGACCTTCATGAGCAAGCACCATTTCCCGGGCAATAGAAAGCCCTAATCCGGTTCCTCCCATATTGCGAGAACGTGCTTTGTCTACTCGATAAAAGCGTTCGAATATCCGATCCAAGTCTTGCTTAGGAATCCCGATGCCTGTATCGGTAACCGTTATCGCAACCATACCATCTTCTGTACTATAAGCACCCAGTGTCACTTTACCACCATCCGGTGTGTATTTTAACGAATTAGAGACTAGATTATCGAGTACTTGATCCATATGATCTCGATCTATCCATACACTACCAACATCAATATCGAGATCGGTAGCCGATTGAATATCTTTTTGCTGCATTTGTACAGAAAAGCGATCAATCGTATCTTCTAACAGTTCTCGCACATCCGTACGTTGCTTGCGTAACATCGCTTCGCTAGAATCTAAGCGTGATAAATGAAGCAAGTCAGTGACTAGCCGAATCATACGTTGCGTTTCATTTTGGATTACACCGATAAATCGTTCTGCCAGCGCACGTTCTTCTAGCGCTCCATCTTCCAATGCTTCCGTGTAACTTTTAATCGTAGTCAGCGGAGTACGTAATTCATGCGATACATTAGCTACGAATTCACGCCGAGCGCCTTCTAACTTTTCTTGCTCTGTTACATCTTGCAATACGGCAATAATACCAGTAATGCTTTCTTTACGGCGATGGATCGGGCTAAAGGTAACACGTACAATCGAAGAATTACCTTCATATTCCTCGCCTAATTTGAGCACTGTACGGCGAAGTGTGCCGTTTAACAATTTGGTACGTTCATTTTCAGGCAGGTGCAAAAGGTCTGCTAACTCTTTACCTACAATCTCTTCTTCACTAACATTCATCATCGTTCCAGCGACTCGATTAAGTAAAATAACGCGACCTTGTTCGTCTGTAGCTACAACGCCATCACTCATATTTTTCAATATCGAAGCCAGTTTATCTTTTTCTTCTTCATTCTGCGCAAGTGCATCTCGCAGACGACTGGTCATATAATTAAATGCTTCACTTAGCTGACCGATCTCATCATCGCTATAGACGGTCATCTGATGATCAAAATTCCCCTCTGCTACTTCTTTGGCTCGGCGGGTCATTTCTTTGATCGGTTGTGTGATCGTATGTGCTAGAATCACTCCAAGCACAGCTGTTAAAGCGAGCGCAATCAGAATACCGGATAAGAAAATACCATTGATACGCTTCATCGTGCTGTACAATTCTTTCATAGAAGCAACAATATAGACAGCACCTACTGTTTTGCCACCGCTAATTACTGGCTTGGCAACAACACGCTTGCGCTCTCCTGTCTCATCAATAATATATTCTTCATTATCGCTTATTCCTTGTAATGCACGACTAACTACGGTTTGCGTATTACGACGACCTTCCAGATCGGCACCTGATTGTAAGGAGGAAATAACGACCCGACCACTGATATCAAGTACCTGAATTTCTTGAATCTCTGTGCCGCTCATATTGTATAGATTATCAACCATCAATTTTAGATCATTGATCGCATTAGAACCTGCTTCACCACTACCCGACCATTTATCTGCTGCAAGTACCGATAGCAATTCAGCACGTTCTTGTAGATCCTGTGTAAAATTACTGGTTAACGAGTTTTTCATCGCGCTCACAAAATAGACGCCAATCAACTGCATCGCAATCAAAATAAGCAGTACATAAATAATAATCAGCCGTGCTTGAATCGTACGGCTGAACCCTGGAAGCAACGGAAATCTGCGCTTCACGTTATAGTCCTCCTGATTTTGGACTACGCATCATATAACCAAGACCACGACGCGTTAAAATGTATTCGGGCTTACTGGGATCGTCTTCAATCTTTTCACGTAATCGACGAATTGTAACATCGACTGTACGAACATCTCCAAAATATTCGAATCCCCAAACAGCTTGAAGCAAATGCTCACGCGTCATGACGCGACCTGCATTTTTCGCCATATAATACACCAATTCATACTCTCGGTGTGTCAGATCAAGCGGTTGATTTTCTTTATAGACCATATACATATCTGTATCAATAAATAGCTCTAACAATCGAAGCCCTTTTTTCTCTTCTTCTTTGGCAGCTGGTGCAGTTGGTACTGCTGTTAATTTCTGCTGACGACGAATCTGTGCTTTGACACGTGCTAACAATTCGCGTGTACTAAATGGCTTGGTGACATAATCATCTGCGCCGAGTTCCAATCCCAACACTTTATCAATCTCAGCATCTTTAGCAGTTAACATAATAATAGGCATATGCATACGTGTACGTATTTCACGGCATACATCCATCCCGTCTTTTCCTGGCAACATCAGATCCAATAAGATTAAGTCCGGTTCTTCTGCAAATGCTAATTCAACAGCCGTTACTCCATCAAATGCACAGATGACTTCATAACCTTCTTTTTCCAAATTAAATTTCAATATATCTGCGATCGGTTGTTCATCATCGACAACCAGAATTTTCCCTTGCATCTGTATTATTCACCCCATGCCTGCCTGTTATGGTTTTATTTTAACATATCCCTTTACTCCACGACATCATCAGTACTATGCAATTTCAATAGATATATACAAAAATACAGCTTCTATATCAAAAGTATATAGAAGCTGTATAGAATTCTACTATTCGATTTATGGTAAGTATCCTAGTGGATTCTGAATCGCACCACCACTGTGTACTTCAAAGTGTAAATGAGTTCCTGTGGAATGCCCTGTATTGCCCATTACACCGATATGTTGTCCTTGCTCGACAATAGCGCCTGTACTGGTATCAATCTGGCTTAAATGTCCGTATAACGTCTCATAGCCATTGTTATGATTAATAATAATGACATTACCATAACCGGTCATTGTTCCTGCATAGCTGACGACACCATCATCTGCTGCCATAACAGAAGAACTGCCGACAAGATCGATCCCTTTATGTGTTTTGCCCCATCGTTGTCCAAAAGGACTGGTTACACTTGCTCCAGATACCGGCCAGATAAAATTACCTGATCCTTCCCCTTGTACTACTTTGGTTCCTTTAATGATTACTTTAGGTGATGATTTCTTCGTCACCTCTTGACCTAACCATTCTTCACGTAACATCTGACCATTTTGTTTGGTTACCCGATAATCGATCCGTTTAAGTCCTGTACTTCCTTGAGCTACCACTTTGGACTCACCTTCACGCATACTATCGCTTTTCCGAATCTCTACAGAAGGTTCTGTCACAATCTGCTCGGAATAATCTTCAAATGTAGTGACTGTAATCGGCGGTTGCGGAACCGTTAATGTTAATTCATCACCGATCTGCATCGCCATTTCATCAATTTTGGGATTATTCGCAAAAATCTCTTCTTGAGTAATATCATGATCTGATGCTATCGAGCTGATCGTATCACCTTCACGTACCACATAAGTTGTTGGTGATTCTACACCTGTTGTCATGACTTTCGCTAACTGTGTACTGCTTAACAATTTATTAGGATTGGCTTTGATTTCACCAGTAGATACTTTTTGCTTTAATGTCACCGATTCTAAGCCTGTGACTTGTTTTGGATAAGCTTTAGTAGATGTTTTGGTAGAAGCTTTAGCCGATTCTGCTTTTTTCGTATACTTTTCTTTCACTTGTTCTAGAGCGGCATCGATCACTTTCTGGTCTTTAACAATGCCGATCACTTTGCCATCGACATTCACTTCTACACTTTTAGCATAGGCAGTAAGCATACCATCCAGTGTTTTGAGTGTGTTTGCAGAATTGACCTGTGCTTTGTAAGCACGTTCTTCTGTAGTTGTAATGCCATTGGTATTCAGTACCATCGTCGCTTTTGGATACTTCTTCTGATATGCTGCCCGCTTCGTTGTAAATAACTGCTGTAATTCTTCCTTATGCAAAATCGTACCGATAGCCTGTCCTTTGACAGATACCACATAATAAGGAATCGTATTTGCTGTTACATAATGATTGCCTGCCCAAATAAGCCCGCCAACTACTACCAGACCTCCAGCAGCAATCATCAGACGACGACGCATTTTATTTTTCCCCTTGCGGATCGAATCGACTGTAATGGTATACCATGCTGATGGCGTCTCTGATTGATCGGTTGATTGCTGTTCGTTCTGCACTTCTAACTGTGGATCACGCGACTGATCTTGCTTGGGCGTGTTCCCCATCCCCAGTTTGCTTCTAAACCCTTTCATGACCGTCTCCTTTTATCCTTATCCCTATTCATGGTTAGATACGTTATTAGTGAAGTTCAGTTAATTGTTATAGTTATAAGTAGTAATTATTAAAAATTGTCATCTAAAAGTGTCAAAAAATTAACCTTTTCTACTCCCCGTTTACTTTACCATAATCTCGACAAAATTTTCAACTTTACTGTTCATTAACATTTGTTTGCTGATGGATAGGAATCACAGTACGACAAAAAAGGCACCCTCGCGGAT contains:
- a CDS encoding M23 family metallopeptidase, with translation MKGFRSKLGMGNTPKQDQSRDPQLEVQNEQQSTDQSETPSAWYTITVDSIRKGKNKMRRRLMIAAGGLVVVGGLIWAGNHYVTANTIPYYVVSVKGQAIGTILHKEELQQLFTTKRAAYQKKYPKATMVLNTNGITTTEERAYKAQVNSANTLKTLDGMLTAYAKSVEVNVDGKVIGIVKDQKVIDAALEQVKEKYTKKAESAKASTKTSTKAYPKQVTGLESVTLKQKVSTGEIKANPNKLLSSTQLAKVMTTGVESPTTYVVREGDTISSIASDHDITQEEIFANNPKIDEMAMQIGDELTLTVPQPPITVTTFEDYSEQIVTEPSVEIRKSDSMREGESKVVAQGSTGLKRIDYRVTKQNGQMLREEWLGQEVTKKSSPKVIIKGTKVVQGEGSGNFIWPVSGASVTSPFGQRWGKTHKGIDLVGSSSVMAADDGVVSYAGTMTGYGNVIIINHNNGYETLYGHLSQIDTSTGAIVEQGQHIGVMGNTGHSTGTHLHFEVHSGGAIQNPLGYLP
- the yycI gene encoding two-component system regulatory protein YycI, whose translation is MLNVLLGYQLWVDVRDQAQSNLDFTSLSDNAQQAMEEKHIQVTAQIPRDTPILSKIIYQYNGQDVIETPIKLKSSVDSQLIFNEDELRNQLADEIPDIENYRYDPLVSEESVFMLHPLINSDLPLFNMNLQLYYSNQKITSYTEPQWTVSANQDQPKQEIISASNALGSLIEKEIPESSVVKDIALGFYGQTLDSTHQLAVPVWRIALDSGAFYYVQAINGEVIVPPAAENKE
- a CDS encoding YycH family regulatory protein, whose amino-acid sequence is MRENIKSILLVGLIVVSLVQSYYLIYRMPGADSVANSEASYVQTEDMGPRTTIENTIFPDQMIVHLKNNKHTVFYPASSNYNAIYSRLKGSNFSQFRRLSVQTVNWNEIRNDAGLEMTFSSGIPVSLLERTLDISPDSLFEGDTVNRIWIYNTTNSTKPRAFFFSASGDVVYEATDMAWTNTDIQQMMIMSTDSINYLYQTDGYYIPQTALNIQSLTLKLEMYTTEQMQRNLFFDPGATRNINEENGTEIYTDSKRSLQVDTKQKWMTYTDPTAPTTGTNNVSDNVLSAIDFVNQHGGWPGSYMLMMDNNTNDDKEFIFRQYIQSYPIVDTDKLKFGYMKLVMEHGTVSSYERSMLYTGANNPPINESNITRAKVISLPGGKALQNLIKAQIPADQMIRNIYPAYRPTLGNGVIVLSPVWMVKLQDGKSIVLNSSNTNTSMKK
- the walK gene encoding cell wall metabolism sensor histidine kinase WalK; the encoded protein is MKRRFPLLPGFSRTIQARLIIIYVLLILIAMQLIGVYFVSAMKNSLTSNFTQDLQERAELLSVLAADKWSGSGEAGSNAINDLKLMVDNLYNMSGTEIQEIQVLDISGRVVISSLQSGADLEGRRNTQTVVSRALQGISDNEEYIIDETGERKRVVAKPVISGGKTVGAVYIVASMKELYSTMKRINGIFLSGILIALALTAVLGVILAHTITQPIKEMTRRAKEVAEGNFDHQMTVYSDDEIGQLSEAFNYMTSRLRDALAQNEEEKDKLASILKNMSDGVVATDEQGRVILLNRVAGTMMNVSEEEIVGKELADLLHLPENERTKLLNGTLRRTVLKLGEEYEGNSSIVRVTFSPIHRRKESITGIIAVLQDVTEQEKLEGARREFVANVSHELRTPLTTIKSYTEALEDGALEERALAERFIGVIQNETQRMIRLVTDLLHLSRLDSSEAMLRKQRTDVRELLEDTIDRFSVQMQQKDIQSATDLDIDVGSVWIDRDHMDQVLDNLVSNSLKYTPDGGKVTLGAYSTEDGMVAITVTDTGIGIPKQDLDRIFERFYRVDKARSRNMGGTGLGLSIAREMVLAHEGHISLESEFGQWTKVTVTLPLHEEGDGVH
- the yycF gene encoding response regulator YycF produces the protein MQGKILVVDDEQPIADILKFNLEKEGYEVICAFDGVTAVELAFAEEPDLILLDLMLPGKDGMDVCREIRTRMHMPIIMLTAKDAEIDKVLGLELGADDYVTKPFSTRELLARVKAQIRRQQKLTAVPTAPAAKEEEKKGLRLLELFIDTDMYMVYKENQPLDLTHREYELVYYMAKNAGRVMTREHLLQAVWGFEYFGDVRTVDVTIRRLREKIEDDPSKPEYILTRRGLGYMMRSPKSGGL